The DNA region CACCGCCCCGGAGTCGCCGGTGGAGTTCCGCCCGGGCGACCTGTGGCGCGCGGTGGGGGACGAACGGTTCGACGTCGTGGTGAGCAATCCGCCCTACATCGGGGAGGACGAGCGCGCCGCGATGGACACCGAGGTGGTGGACTGGGAGCCCGCGGGCGCCCTGTTCGCCGGGCCCGACGGACTGCGCGTGATCCGCCCGCTGGTGGCGGGGGCGGCGGACCACCTGGAAGAGGGCGGGCTGCTGGCCCTGGAAATGGGCGCGGCGCAGGGCGCGGCCGTGTGCCGGCTGATCGAGCAAACCAACGCCTTCGGCCCCGCGCGGGTGCTGCCGGATCTGGCCGGCCGTGACCGCGTGGTGCTGGCCGAACGGCGATGAACAGGAATACGGGGATGGAGCTGATCTGGGACCGGGCCCGCGAAGTGGGCCGGATGATTGCGCAGAGCAGCGAGTACGGCGCCATGAAGCGCGCCGGACAGATGCTGAACGACGACCGCGAAGCCGTCACGCGGCTGAACCGCCTGCAGGAGATGGAGGCGGGGTTTGCCCGCGCCATCCAGAGCGGCACCGAGCCGCCGGTGGAGCAGCAGCAGGAATTCGAGCAGCTGGTGGGCGAGGTGCAGGTGATGCCCGCCTACCAGGCGTACGAGGCCGCGCGCGGCAACCTGGACCGGCTGATGATGCGGGTGCAGGAAGAGATCGAGAAGGGGATCCAGGCGGGGGAGCAGAGCCGCATCATCCTCTCCTCGTGAACGGCGCCCCCAGGGAATGAAGATCCAGCCCAGCGCCTGGCGCGAGCAGGGGACGCGCCTGCTGAACCCCCTGCTGGAACTTTTCGTCCGCTCGGGGCTCTCACCCAACGTCATCACCACCATCGGGTTTCTGGTGACGGCGGGGGCGGGCGTGTCGTTCTTCTTTGGACGGCTGCAGCTTGGCGGCCTGCTGGTGCTGCTGGGCGGGCTGTTTGACGTGATCGACGGATACGTGGCCCGCAAGCGCGGGCTCAGCACCGTCTTCGGATCGTTCTACGACAGCACGCTGGACCGGATCAGCGAGGTCGTGGTGCTGCTGGGCGTGCTGTCGCTGTACAACGGCGACTATCCCACGCTGGGCGAGCCGTGGATGGTGTACGTGGTGGCCTCGGCGCTGGCCGGGTCGCTGCTGGTGTCGTATACCCGGGCCCGCGCGGAGGGGCTGGGCATCGACTGCCGGGTGGGGCTCATGCAGCGCGCGGAGCGCATTCTGCTGCTGGGCATCGCCACGCTGTTCTTCGGCAGCTGGAAGGACGGCGTGGTGCTGACGTGGGTGATGATCGTCATGGCGGTCACCACCAACCTGACGGCACTGTACCGCATCTACTGGGTTTACCAACACACCCGGGCCACCGCGGCCCCGCCCCCGGCGACGCCGAAGCGGAGCCAGGCCAAATCACCTGTAAAAGGGTCTTTCTGATCGTGCGGAACGAACAGCACTCGCCGCGTCCCTCGGAGGGGCGCCTCGGCATCCTGCTCCCCGGGCTGGGAGCCGTGAGCACCACCTTCATCGCCGGCGTCGAGCTGGTGCGGCGCGGCATCTCGCGCCCCATCGGCAGCGTCACCCAGATGGGCACCATCCGCCTGGGCAAGCGCACGGAAGGCCGTGTGCCCCGCATTCAGGACTTCGTGCCGCTGGCGTCGCTGAACGACGTCGTGTTCGGCGCGTGGGACCCGTTCCCCGCCAACGCGTACGAGAGCGCGCTGGTGAGCGGGGTGCTGAACCGGCATGAGCACATCGAGCCGATCGCCGACTTCCTGATGGGCATCGAGCCCATGAAGGCGGTGTTCGACCAGAACTACGTCAAGAAGCTGGAGGGCACGCACGTCAAGCCCGGCACCAGCAAGCGCGCGTGGGCCGAGGCGCTGCGGGAGGACATCCGCACCTTCAAGGCCGAGAAGGGGTGCGACCGCCTGGTGATGGTGTGGTGCGGCAGCACCGAGATCTACATCAAGCAGAGCGAGATCCACCAGACGATCGAGGCGTTCGAGGCGGCCATCGACGCCGACCATCCGGACGTCGCCCCGTCCATGCTGTACGCCTACGCGGCCATCATGGAAGGCGTTCCGTACGCCAACGGCGCGCCCAACCTGTCGGTGGACTTCCCGGCGCTGATGAAGCTGGCCGAAGAGCGCGGCGTGCCCATTGCCGGCAAGGACTTCAAGACCGGGCAGACGCTGATGAAGACCATCATCGCGCCGGGGCTCAAGGCGCGCATGCTGGGGCTGGACGGCTGGTTCAGCACCAACATCCTGGGCAACCGGGACGGCGAGGTGCTGGACGATCCGGGCTCGTTCAAGACCAAGGAAGAAAGCAAGCTGTCGGTGCTGGAGCACATCCTTCAGCCCGCCACCTATCCGGAGCTGTACGGCAAGTTCAGCCACGTGGTGCGGATCAACTACTATCCGCCGCGCGGCGACGCCAAGGAAGGGTGGGACAGCATCGACATCCGCGGGTGGCTGGATTACCCGATGCAGATCAAGGTGGACTTCCTGTGCCGCGACAGCATCCTGGCCGCGCCCATCGTGCTGGACCTGGCGCTGTTCCTGGACCTGGCCTCGCGCGCGGGGATGGGCGGCATTCAGGAGTGGCTGTCGTTCTACCTCAAGAGCCCGCTGGCGGCCGAGGGGCTGTATCCGGAGCACGACCTGTTCATTCAGCAGATGAAGCTGAAGAACACGCTGCGCTGGATGATGGGCGAGGACCAGATCACGCACCTGGGGCTGGACTACTACCTCGAGGACGCGAACACGATGGCCGGGGTCTGAGGACTTCGCCGGCGTGAGGGATGGATGAAGCCGGCCCCGCGCATGTCGCGGGGCCGGCTTTTTTAGGGGAAGTGCGTGAGTGCGGGGTGCGTGAGTGCGTTAGTGCGAGGGAAGGGGAGTACGAGAGTACGAGAGTGGGGGGCGGATGTGCTCGGGGCCGGCAGGGATCGGCGCGGCGGCAGGCGGGGAGCCCTCACCCCGCGTGCTGCGCACGGCGACCCTCTCCCACGAACAGATGTGGGAGAGGGGGCACACCCCAGTTCGGCGCGGGACGAGAATGTGGCGCGCGGGGCGGTTCTCGGTCCGGCGGTTGAAACCGCGCCTCGAAATACACGAAGTCCGCCTCCGCGGACTGCGCCCGAGAGATGGTCGCCACTCCCCAGGCAGTTGAAGCCCCGAACCGGACGCGCCAGCGGCCGGTGTCGGGGGTTCCCGCTGTTTGAGCGGCGGATTCATTCGCTCAGGACAGTGTCGGCGCGGGCCAAACCCCGCTCTCCGCGCCGAACCCGCGGCCCCGTCCCAACCCTCCCCCAGTCTTTTTTGGGGGAGGGTGGGCCGGTGGTGCCGGCCCGGGTGGGGGCCGCCCGCGAAGCCCGCCACGCACACCGAGCCCCTTCTTTTCGCACTCACGCACCCAGCACCCCGCACTCACGCACTTCCGTTTGTCTGACACTTTTCTGACCCTCGCCACGCCCGCGGAGGCGCAGTTCCGGGAAAAGGCCTCCACCTTTCTGGCCCTCGCCGCGCCCGCCGCCAGCGAGGCCCAGGCGCGGGCCGTGCTGGCCGCGCGTGAGAAGCTGCACTGGGACGCCACCCACAACTGCTCCGCCTGGCTGATGCGCGACGGCGTGCGGCGCGCCAACGACGCGGGCGAGCCCGGCGGCAGCGCCGGCGCCCCCATCCTGGCCGCCATCGAGGGCGCGGGCGTCACGGACTGCATCGTCATCGTCACGCGCTGGTACGGCGGAACCAAGCTGGGCGTGGGCGGGCTGGTGCGCGCGTACGGCGACGCGGCCGCGCAGGCACTGCAGGCGGCGCCGCGGCTGCGGGGAACGTACGCCGAGCGGCTGGCCATCCCCTACGCGTACGCGCACACGGCGGCGGTCATGCGGGCGGTGGAGCGCGCGGGGGCGGAGGAAATGGAGCACGGATACGCGGAGGGCGGCAGCGCCGGAATCATCCGCGTTTCCGTGCCGCGGGGCCGTGTGGCGGCGCTTGTGGACGAGCTCAGGGAGGCGACGGCGGGC from Longimicrobium terrae includes:
- a CDS encoding YlbF family regulator; the encoded protein is MNRNTGMELIWDRAREVGRMIAQSSEYGAMKRAGQMLNDDREAVTRLNRLQEMEAGFARAIQSGTEPPVEQQQEFEQLVGEVQVMPAYQAYEAARGNLDRLMMRVQEEIEKGIQAGEQSRIILSS
- a CDS encoding CDP-alcohol phosphatidyltransferase family protein, with the translated sequence MKIQPSAWREQGTRLLNPLLELFVRSGLSPNVITTIGFLVTAGAGVSFFFGRLQLGGLLVLLGGLFDVIDGYVARKRGLSTVFGSFYDSTLDRISEVVVLLGVLSLYNGDYPTLGEPWMVYVVASALAGSLLVSYTRARAEGLGIDCRVGLMQRAERILLLGIATLFFGSWKDGVVLTWVMIVMAVTTNLTALYRIYWVYQHTRATAAPPPATPKRSQAKSPVKGSF
- a CDS encoding inositol-3-phosphate synthase — its product is MRNEQHSPRPSEGRLGILLPGLGAVSTTFIAGVELVRRGISRPIGSVTQMGTIRLGKRTEGRVPRIQDFVPLASLNDVVFGAWDPFPANAYESALVSGVLNRHEHIEPIADFLMGIEPMKAVFDQNYVKKLEGTHVKPGTSKRAWAEALREDIRTFKAEKGCDRLVMVWCGSTEIYIKQSEIHQTIEAFEAAIDADHPDVAPSMLYAYAAIMEGVPYANGAPNLSVDFPALMKLAEERGVPIAGKDFKTGQTLMKTIIAPGLKARMLGLDGWFSTNILGNRDGEVLDDPGSFKTKEESKLSVLEHILQPATYPELYGKFSHVVRINYYPPRGDAKEGWDSIDIRGWLDYPMQIKVDFLCRDSILAAPIVLDLALFLDLASRAGMGGIQEWLSFYLKSPLAAEGLYPEHDLFIQQMKLKNTLRWMMGEDQITHLGLDYYLEDANTMAGV
- a CDS encoding IMPACT family protein, with product MSDTFLTLATPAEAQFREKASTFLALAAPAASEAQARAVLAAREKLHWDATHNCSAWLMRDGVRRANDAGEPGGSAGAPILAAIEGAGVTDCIVIVTRWYGGTKLGVGGLVRAYGDAAAQALQAAPRLRGTYAERLAIPYAYAHTAAVMRAVERAGAEEMEHGYAEGGSAGIIRVSVPRGRVAALVDELREATAGSVTPEREGETTLYRNADSGSAYS